One segment of Candidatus Methylomirabilota bacterium DNA contains the following:
- the nuoK gene encoding NADH-quinone oxidoreductase subunit NuoK: MSLYGYLTLAALVFAIGLFGVLTRRNAIGILLGIELMLNAVNINLVAFARFGGDVAGLV; the protein is encoded by the coding sequence ATGAGCCTCTACGGCTACCTCACGCTCGCGGCGCTCGTGTTCGCGATCGGCCTCTTCGGCGTCCTCACGCGGCGCAACGCGATCGGCATCCTCCTCGGCATCGAGCTGATGCTCAACGCGGTGAACATCAACCTGGTCGCCTTCGCCCGGTTCGGCGGGGACGTGGCGGGTCTCGTG